The proteins below come from a single Megalops cyprinoides isolate fMegCyp1 chromosome 5, fMegCyp1.pri, whole genome shotgun sequence genomic window:
- the rexo4 gene encoding RNA exonuclease 4, with amino-acid sequence MMSKVKPSKSNSTVITSELQSKSQQTATKPGKKKKFWKHAKKGPSAKGHDKNTFALPPKDSQQFSANWKALQEVFKMTTKAKNTETNKPEEEQRSTQENAQKKPPNHIPSKTQNVKPAQVYTEKMAKHGTVSLKPQENGKGHSGLKQSKTHKRKNKDDSMSAETSEQQNKKKKVAEEAVKKPTEEDLWFDDVDPDDIEATVGTEAADIIRKRQGTKTSDQQRTQGALVKENAFEGLTKAVAMDCEMVGVGPEGEDSIVARVSLVNQFGKCIYDKYVKPTERVTDYRTAVSGIRPQDIKNGVNVKTVQKEVADILQGRILVGHAIHNDLKILLLDHPKKKIRDTQKYKPFKKIVKSGRPSLKLLCEKILHVKVQQGEHSSVQDAQATMRLYTLVKKEWEMAIKVSRKNKESTEEKTQRKPRAPGGKSESKS; translated from the exons ATGATGTCTAAAGTAAAGCCGAGCAAGTCTAATTCGACTGTCATTACGAGTGAGCTGCAGTCGAAATCTCAACAGACGGCCACAAAacctggaaagaaaaaaaagttttggaaACATGCTAAAAAGGGGCCGTCGGCAAAAGGACACGATAAAAACACCTTTGCACTTCCACCCAAGGATTCGCAACAGTTCTCAGCCAACTGGAAAGCACTGCAAGAG GTGTTTAAAATGACTACCAAGGCGAAAAACACCGAAACTAACAAGCCCGAGGAGGAGCAGAGATCAACCCAAGAGAATGCTCAGAAGAAACCTCCCAACCACATTCCTAGCAAGACTCAGAATGTCAAACCTGCACAGGTGTACACGGAGAAAATGGCCAAACATGGTACCGTGTCCTTGAAACCCCAAGAGAATGGCAAGGGACACAGTGGGTTAAAACAGTCCAAgacacacaaaaggaaaaataaagatgatAGTATGTCTGCAGAAACCAgtgaacagcagaacaaaaagaagaaagttGCGGAAGAGGCTGTGAAGAAACCAACTGA AGAAGATCTCTGGTTTGATGACGTGGACCCAGATGATATCGAGGCCACCGTGGGGACAGAAGCAGCAGACATAATACGCAAGAGGCAGGGCACCAAGACATCAGACCAACAGAGGACACAAGGCGCTCTTGtgaaggaaaatgcatttgagGG TCTAACCAAAGCAGTGGCCATGGACTGTGAAATGGTTGGAGTTGGACCTGAGGGAGAGGACAGCATTGTAGCTCGAGTGTCACTCGTAAACCAATTTGGAAAGTGCATCTATGACAAATATGTAAAACccacagagagagtgactgaCTACAGGACAGCGGTCAGTGGCATTCGGCCACAGGACATCAAGAATG GAGTAAATGTGAAGACTGTTCAGAAAGAAGTGGCTGATATTTTACAGGGGAGAATACTAGTTGGTCATGCTATACACAACGACCTCAAG attttattacTGGATCACCcgaaaaagaaaatcagagaCACCCAGAAGTATAAACCATTTAAGAAAATTGTAAAG AGTGGTCGCCCCTCACTTAAACTTCTCTGTGAGAAGATACTCCATGTCAAAGTTCAGCAGGGTGAACATTCATCC GTGCAGGATGCCCAGGCAACCATGCGGCTCTACACTTTAGTGAAAAAGGAGTGGGAGATGGCAATCAAAGTCAGTCGCAAAAACAAGGAATCGACAGAGGAAAAGACCCAGAGGAAACCCCGAGCTCCCGGGGGCAAATCTGAGAGCAAGAGCTGA